Within Candidatus Methylomirabilota bacterium, the genomic segment GTGGCAATTCCTGTCCGACGTCTGCAAGCACTGCGAGGTCGCCGGCTGCCTGGAGGCCTGCCCCACCCACGCCATCGTGCGGACCGAGTTCGGCACGGTGCTCGTGCGCGACGACGTGTGCAACGGCTGCGGCTACTGCGTGGCCGCCTGCCCGTTCGGCGTGGTGGGGCGCTCGGAACGGGACGGCGGCGCCCACAAGTGCACCTTCTGCGTGGATCGGCTCGGACACGGGATGGAGCCGGCCTGCGCCAAAGCCTGCCCGACCGACGCGATCGTCGTGGGCGAGCTCGAGACGCTCCGCGGCCGCGCCGAGAAGCGCGTGACCGCGTTGCGCGCGCGCGGAGAAGCCGGGGCGCGCGTCTACGGCGACCACCGCCTGGGCGGCGCGCGTCTCGGCGGGCTGCACGCGCTGTTCGTCCTCACCGACGCGCCTGAGATCTTCGGACTTCCGGCGAATCCGGAG encodes:
- a CDS encoding 4Fe-4S dicluster domain-containing protein; this encodes MTVGFLTDVTLCIGCKACQVACKQWNALPGAPEAAWLSGQSYDNTMRLSGDNWRHVAFVESFDPASRQGKWQFLSDVCKHCEVAGCLEACPTHAIVRTEFGTVLVRDDVCNGCGYCVAACPFGVVGRSERDGGAHKCTFCVDRLGHGMEPACAKACPTDAIVVGELETLRGRAEKRVTALRARGEAGARVYGDHRLGGARLGGLHALFVLTDAPEIFGLPANPERPAAHLLKDMLLSGACAAGLVAALAAWFVAWPTG